Proteins from one Microcaecilia unicolor chromosome 2, aMicUni1.1, whole genome shotgun sequence genomic window:
- the LOC115461536 gene encoding uncharacterized protein LOC115461536: protein MFALQLYWLLRRRRRLEAAQRRHRGRERVDVAREAIVGQERANVARGAVARRERDYAIRGAIVGQARVDRDRRAFVEQKRVHAVAGTVAAQGSVSTFRGVVVKQERARGAFEGQERICAAREVFVEQKRVQVVGVGVEEKRANAAFVEQGKALVVRSAFVGQEQGRAGAAAGVFVGQKQGRVDAAPGAFVEQGGAYAYGASVGQERVDAVSGALVGQERVDAVSGAFIGHEQEGVSIVRNGAFVGQGRVAAAPDGTFVGLDQETADAVSDGALMGLGQQGLASAPDEAFLGLGQKKVAAAHDGTFLGLGQETEDVAPGTSVEQETGKRGRRKTNGQRRQRVFNTRTTLLGLPEEEVVRRYGLSSVAIMALYEDLKDDLDPLTGRSHAIPGLVKLLSAIHFMASGSFQTTVAVAGGMEQSTFSRCFRQVLQAMTGRVRDYVQFPTQKQQWQDLKDDFCAVAGLPNVIGIIDCVHIGLIPPRDREASFRNSKHFHSLNVQVVCDAHMNILNVVPRFPGSCHDSYILRHSALFRQFEEGMYGQGWLLGDAGYGCRPWLLTPVTHPKTPAEKRYNEAHVSTHSVIQRTFRTLKSRFKCLDKAAGSLQYCPLKVAEIVLACCILHNVAVRYQVPTDINSDLDDDPPCPSADTRENTEDGSQVRSNLIMEYFA from the exons ATGTTTGCATTGCAGCTGTACTGGCTGCTGCGGCGCAGGCGGAGGCTTGAGGCCGCCCAGCGACGGCAtcgagggagggagagagtagaTGTAGCCCGTGAAGCCAttgtggggcaggaaagagctaaTGTAGCCCGCGGAGCTGTTGCAAGACGGGAGAGAGACTATGCAATCCGTGGAGCCATTGTGGGTCAGGCGAGAGTAGACAGAGATCGTAGAGCCTTTGTAGAACAAAAGAGAGTTCACGCGGTCGCTGGAACTGTTGCAGCGCAGGGGAGCGTAAGTACGTTCCGTGGAGTTGTTGTAAAGCAAGAGAGAGCCCGTGGTGCATTTGAGGGACAGGAACGAATCTGTGCAGCCCGTGAAGTCTTTGTGGAACAAAAGAGGGTTCAAGTGGTCGGTGTGGGTGTAGAAGAAAAAAGAGCAAATGCAGCCTTTGTGGAGCAGGGGAAGGCGCTTGTAGTGCGTTCAGCCTTTGTGgggcaggagcaggggagagcaggTGCCGCCGCTGGAGTTTTTGTAGGGCAGAAGCAGGGGAGAGTAGATGCCGCCCCAGGAGCATTTGTGGAGCAGGGGGGAGCCTATGCGTATGGAGCTTCTGTGGGGCAGGAGAGAGTAGATGCAGTCTCTGGTGCCCTTGTGGGGCAGGAGAGAGTAGATGCAGTCTCTGGTGCCTTTATAGGGCACGAGCAGGAGGGAGTATCTATAGTGCGTAATGGAGCAtttgtggggcaggggagagtagcTGCAGCTCCTGATGGAACCTTTGTAGGGCTGGACCAGGAGACAGCAGATGCAGTTTCTGATGGAGCCCTTATGGGGCTGGGTCAGCAGGGATTAGCTTCAGCCCCTGATGAAGCTTTTTTGGGGTTGGGGCAGAAGAAGGTAGCTGCAGCCCATGATGGAACCTTTTTAGGGTTGGGTCAGGAGACAGAAGATGTAGCCCCTGGAACCTCAGTAGAGCAGGAGACGGGCAAACGGGGCCGTAGAAAGACGAATGGACAGCGGCGCCAGCGTGTGTTCAATACCCGCACTACACTTTTGGGCCTTCCAGAGGAGGAGGTAGTGAGAAGGTATGGGCTAAGCTCTGTGGCTATTATGGCTTTATATGAAGATCTTAAAGATGATCTTGATCCTTTAACTGGCAGGTCTCATGCCATACCTGGCCTTGTGAAACTCTTGAGTGCGATACATTTTATGGCCTCTGGATCTTTTCAAACTACTGTGGCAGTAGCTGGTGGAATGGAACAGTCTACTTTCTCCAGATGTTTTCGCCAGGTATTACAAGCCATGACAGGTCGCGTTAGGGATTATGTCCAGTTCCCTACCCAGAAACAACAATGGCAGGACCTTAAAGATGATTTTTGTGCTGTTGCTGGGCTACCAAACGTGATAGGTATAATAGATTGTGTGCACATAGGACTGATCCCACCTCGTGACAGGGAAGCATCTTTTCGCAACTCCAAGCACTTTCATTCCCTGAATGTACAAGTAGTGTGTGATGCACACATGAATATTCTGAATGTGGTACCCAGATTCCCAGGATCCTGTCATGATTCTTACATCCTGCGTCACTCTGCCCTCTTCCGCCAGTTCGAGGAAGGCATGTATGGCCAAGGATGGCTGCTGG GTGATGCAGGGTATGGGTGTCGACCGTGGCTTCTCACTCCTGTAACTCACCCAAAGACACCTGCAGAAAAGAGGTACAACGAAGCACACGTGTCCACTCATTCTGTCATCCAGCGTACCTTTCGTACGTTAAAAAGTCGCTTCAAGTGCTTGGACAAAGCAGCTGGTTCCTTGCAGTACTGCCCCCTCAAAGTGGCTGAGATTGTGCTTGCCTGCTGCATTCTTCACAATGTTGCTGTCAGGTATCAGGTGCCAACCGACATTAATTCAGATCTCGACGATGATCCCCCATGCCCGTCTGCAGAtaccagagaaaatactgaagatGGGAGTCAGGTCCGCAGCAACTTGATTATGGAGTACTTTGCTT GA